In Desulfovulcanus ferrireducens, the following proteins share a genomic window:
- a CDS encoding peptidase domain-containing ABC transporter, with protein sequence MNTALISFDVVARINQVDVDIRAIVREFGIDNDETRPEELLRIAKQYGFRAKLKKDISLEKAADKYPLPAIVVCNDNSYVVLLKVNQDKDKVLLFVPAEKKTVEKSFAEFDEVFSGRFIILKNRPLSSQTVFGFKWFLNEIAKFKRIIGEVLLGSFVVQLFGLVTPLFTQVILDKVIVHRSMTTLDVLAVAFGAVMVFELLLNLARNYIFIHTTSKLDAKLGAKLFNHLLALPFRYFEARKVGNIAARVRELDTIREFITNKAVSVIIDLFFSFVFVAVMLLYSVKLTLIVLAFVTIIAILYLTITPELRRRLEEKFQMAAASNSYLIESVTGIQTVKSLAVEGSMRKKWEDRLGKYVNSSFRLANMTNISGTLSRTLQRLMTISVLYIGVKLVMQNDLTIGQLIAFQMFASQFSGPVLRLVNLWNDFQQALLSVDRLGDILNHPLEVTSTKAVTLPRLKGNLRLEGVSFKYSPNGPNVVDKVSFNIDAGTSVGIVGRSGSGKSTIAKLIQRLYIANEGAIYIDGIDIRHMNPVWLRYNIGVVLQENYLFSGTIRENIALARPDASMELIIKCSQLAGAHEFIAQLPKGYDTVVGERGSSLSGGQRQRIAIARALITGPRILIFDEATSALDYESERIIRDNLQAIKKGRTTIIIAHRLSTIKSCDMIIAMDKGRVIETGTRGELLKKKGYYYHLSTMQT encoded by the coding sequence ATGAATACCGCCTTGATTTCTTTCGACGTAGTTGCCCGGATAAACCAGGTCGACGTGGATATTCGCGCCATAGTGAGAGAGTTCGGCATTGACAATGACGAAACAAGACCCGAAGAACTCTTAAGAATCGCCAAACAATACGGTTTTCGGGCTAAACTCAAAAAAGACATTTCTCTGGAGAAAGCGGCTGATAAATATCCGCTGCCGGCGATAGTTGTCTGTAATGACAATTCCTATGTTGTCCTGCTCAAGGTTAACCAGGATAAGGACAAGGTTTTGTTGTTTGTGCCCGCGGAAAAGAAAACAGTTGAAAAAAGTTTCGCAGAATTCGACGAGGTATTTTCCGGCAGGTTTATAATCTTAAAGAACAGGCCCTTGTCGTCTCAGACCGTTTTCGGGTTCAAGTGGTTTTTGAACGAGATAGCGAAGTTCAAACGGATTATCGGCGAAGTGTTACTGGGCTCTTTTGTGGTCCAGCTTTTCGGCTTGGTGACGCCGCTTTTCACCCAGGTAATTCTGGACAAGGTGATTGTGCATCGGAGCATGACAACCCTCGACGTGCTGGCAGTGGCCTTTGGGGCGGTGATGGTTTTCGAACTACTTCTGAACTTGGCCCGGAATTATATCTTCATTCATACCACAAGCAAGCTGGACGCCAAGCTAGGTGCCAAACTGTTCAATCATCTGCTCGCCTTGCCTTTTAGGTATTTTGAAGCGAGAAAGGTTGGCAATATCGCGGCAAGGGTTAGAGAACTTGACACTATCAGGGAGTTTATCACCAACAAGGCCGTGTCGGTCATTATCGACCTGTTTTTTTCATTTGTCTTCGTGGCGGTAATGTTGCTTTATAGTGTCAAGCTGACCCTGATTGTCTTAGCTTTTGTGACAATAATCGCCATCCTATATCTCACTATAACCCCGGAGCTGAGAAGAAGGCTTGAAGAGAAGTTCCAGATGGCCGCAGCGTCCAACTCTTACCTTATCGAGTCGGTTACAGGGATTCAGACGGTAAAGTCGCTGGCGGTTGAAGGGTCGATGCGAAAAAAATGGGAAGACCGCCTGGGCAAATATGTCAATTCGAGTTTCAGGTTGGCCAATATGACCAATATATCCGGCACTCTGTCCAGGACCCTGCAAAGACTTATGACCATATCTGTCCTCTATATCGGGGTCAAATTGGTGATGCAAAACGATTTGACCATCGGTCAGCTAATCGCTTTCCAGATGTTCGCCAGCCAGTTCTCCGGCCCGGTGCTGCGGTTGGTCAATTTGTGGAACGACTTTCAACAGGCCCTGTTGTCTGTTGACCGCCTGGGCGATATTCTTAATCATCCGCTAGAGGTTACGTCTACTAAGGCCGTTACCCTGCCCCGGCTTAAAGGCAACCTCAGGCTTGAGGGGGTCTCGTTTAAATACTCGCCAAACGGTCCCAATGTGGTTGACAAAGTCAGCTTTAATATTGATGCCGGCACTAGTGTGGGGATAGTTGGCAGAAGTGGCAGCGGTAAGAGCACGATCGCAAAGCTTATTCAGCGGTTGTATATCGCTAACGAAGGAGCAATTTATATCGATGGTATCGACATAAGACACATGAATCCTGTGTGGTTACGATACAATATCGGCGTGGTTCTTCAGGAAAATTATCTTTTCAGCGGCACTATTAGGGAAAACATCGCTCTGGCCCGGCCTGACGCGTCGATGGAACTGATCATAAAGTGCTCCCAGCTTGCGGGCGCTCACGAGTTTATCGCTCAGCTTCCTAAAGGGTATGACACTGTGGTGGGGGAAAGAGGCTCCAGTCTCTCAGGCGGACAGCGACAGAGAATCGCCATCGCCAGAGCACTCATTACCGGTCCTCGGATACTGATATTTGACGAAGCCACGTCGGCGTTGGATTATGAATCGGAAAGAATAATCCGCGACAACCTACAGGCGATCAAGAAAGGGCGGACAACTATAATTATTGCCCACCGGCTTTCCACCATCAAGAGTTGCGATATGATTATCGCGATGGATAAAGGACGCGTGATCGAAACCGGGACCCGTGGAGAGCTGTTAAAGAAAAAGGGCTATTATTACCACCTGAGCACCATGCAGACTTGA
- a CDS encoding TolC family protein produces the protein MFEFSTPSSSHAVHSLRCVLATVLFALFALRPVDARTLDFDRVIEKVIKKSYDLKIAEVDIKINKLKLTEARAMYFPTLSVRLNNEYIRDLDKEAKGIAYVGETTLNSNDSTYQHSLSVNLNYNLFDFGARGMKYDNTKRDIKLAELALARLVTDTKVNVLSLYTKGLVLTKNIRTFKEILKLKKEIYRLTQKLYKAGAAGKINLIDAAIDLADKAKELDSYRLELQRVLNTLMFYTGETYEVDSVQFEDFPDTKGKLTRPDVSQMPEIMAYDIEIAKKVAEYEILKRERLPKLSMYSSYRFYGKDSASFTSSFNSMRERNVSVGVVVDLNLFQGFGDMSRGQQLKTELYRLELQRDKKLAEQKKKINTLVDNARLFEHSRTRWNECLAQADNKYEMAQRLTEHKITDRISLLKQQVELLTRQLDITLKKIERVSNRIHLKFLTESVVK, from the coding sequence ATGTTTGAATTTTCAACTCCAAGCTCAAGCCATGCGGTCCACTCGCTTAGATGTGTTCTTGCCACCGTTCTCTTTGCGCTGTTTGCCTTGCGGCCGGTTGATGCCCGAACACTGGATTTTGATCGCGTTATCGAAAAAGTTATTAAGAAATCTTACGACCTCAAGATCGCTGAAGTTGATATAAAGATCAACAAGTTGAAACTCACAGAGGCCAGGGCCATGTATTTTCCTACCTTGTCCGTAAGGTTGAACAACGAATATATCCGCGATCTGGATAAAGAAGCCAAAGGCATAGCCTATGTCGGCGAGACGACTTTAAATAGTAACGACTCGACTTACCAGCATTCGCTGTCAGTTAATCTCAACTACAACCTTTTTGATTTCGGCGCCAGAGGAATGAAATACGACAATACCAAGAGAGATATAAAACTCGCCGAACTTGCGTTAGCCAGGCTTGTCACCGATACAAAGGTAAATGTGCTGTCGCTCTATACAAAAGGGCTGGTCCTGACTAAAAATATTCGCACCTTCAAAGAAATACTCAAACTGAAAAAAGAGATCTACCGCCTTACCCAAAAGCTTTACAAGGCGGGCGCCGCGGGGAAAATAAACCTAATTGATGCGGCAATCGATCTTGCCGATAAGGCCAAGGAACTGGATAGTTACAGGCTGGAGCTACAAAGAGTTTTGAATACGTTAATGTTCTACACTGGCGAAACATATGAGGTGGACAGCGTCCAGTTCGAAGATTTTCCTGACACAAAGGGCAAGCTCACCAGGCCGGATGTTAGCCAGATGCCCGAAATTATGGCATATGATATTGAAATCGCTAAAAAGGTCGCGGAATACGAAATCCTAAAGAGAGAAAGGCTGCCGAAGCTGAGCATGTATTCTTCCTACCGGTTTTATGGCAAAGATTCAGCGAGTTTCACTTCCTCTTTTAACTCCATGCGGGAAAGGAACGTATCGGTCGGCGTAGTAGTCGATCTTAACCTGTTCCAGGGGTTCGGGGACATGTCAAGGGGGCAACAGCTTAAAACAGAGCTTTACAGGCTCGAATTACAGAGAGACAAAAAGCTTGCTGAGCAGAAAAAAAAGATCAACACCCTGGTGGACAATGCGCGCCTGTTCGAGCACAGCAGAACCAGGTGGAATGAGTGTCTAGCGCAGGCCGACAACAAGTATGAAATGGCGCAAAGGTTGACTGAACATAAAATAACCGACCGGATATCTTTGCTGAAACAGCAGGTGGAATTGCTTACCAGACAGCTTGATATAACGCTTAAGAAGATTGAGCGGGTTTCCAACAGGATACACCTGAAATTTCTTACTGAAAGTGTTGTTAAATGA
- a CDS encoding response regulator transcription factor, whose amino-acid sequence MKIAPDSIPVTSIHIVGPNKLQNKLFVSFLETKIGLKCTTGSSLRFHSNVDNKLVRACLLLDCLNTDLVDLWVVIKSKTEWNLSQCLMALFNVEPAKGIEKEAMTRGVRGIFYVDEELEMLLKGISAILKGEWWYSREILWKCLLEPKTSADETLVNYGLSSREKQILSMLAHGASNKDIADYLGISLNTVKTHIYNIYNKINVSNRYQAAQWVARHF is encoded by the coding sequence ATGAAGATAGCTCCGGATTCAATACCCGTAACTTCAATTCATATTGTCGGCCCGAATAAACTACAAAATAAACTTTTTGTTTCGTTCCTAGAAACGAAAATAGGGTTAAAGTGTACGACCGGTTCAAGCCTGCGTTTCCACTCCAATGTAGATAACAAGTTGGTCCGGGCGTGTTTGCTGCTGGATTGCCTAAACACTGATCTCGTTGACTTGTGGGTCGTGATCAAGTCTAAGACAGAGTGGAACTTGTCCCAATGTCTAATGGCCCTTTTTAATGTAGAGCCAGCCAAGGGAATTGAAAAAGAAGCAATGACTCGAGGCGTGCGGGGCATTTTTTATGTGGACGAAGAACTGGAGATGCTCCTCAAAGGTATTTCTGCAATTTTGAAGGGGGAGTGGTGGTATTCTAGAGAGATCTTGTGGAAATGCCTGTTGGAACCCAAAACTTCCGCCGATGAGACGCTAGTGAACTATGGCTTGTCCTCCAGAGAGAAACAAATACTCAGCATGCTTGCTCATGGAGCCAGCAACAAAGACATTGCCGACTATCTCGGCATTAGCCTCAACACCGTCAAGACACATATCTACAATATTTACAACAAAATTAACGTTTCCAACAGGTATCAGGCCGCGCAGTGGGTCGCTAGGCATTTTTAA
- a CDS encoding protein phosphatase 2C domain-containing protein translates to MIVEYLLEKGTGSINEDSLLVGHNIFGVFDGATSLCGTTWEDGKTGGFFASSIACKTFSQNNDSLLALAEQANKKIREAMLEKEVDITKKEYLWSTSMAVVRIVDNRIDWVQTGDNLVLIIKKDHSWELLTEVYDHDRETLTMWQNMADSCSGDILTELNDQIKKVRKEMNISYGVLNGEKEALNFINTGSAPIDDIRHILLFTDGLFIPHADPQTPRSFDEFSRLFLKSGLKGIREHVRSLEETDPRCCRYPRFKLHDDIAAVAISLS, encoded by the coding sequence ATGATCGTAGAATATCTGCTTGAAAAGGGAACCGGCAGCATCAATGAGGATTCGCTGCTTGTGGGACACAACATTTTTGGCGTGTTTGACGGAGCTACAAGCCTTTGCGGCACGACCTGGGAAGATGGGAAGACAGGAGGTTTTTTTGCATCTTCAATTGCATGCAAAACATTTTCTCAAAACAATGATTCCCTTTTAGCGCTTGCTGAGCAGGCAAATAAAAAAATTCGGGAGGCCATGCTGGAAAAAGAGGTCGATATTACAAAAAAGGAGTATCTCTGGAGCACGAGCATGGCGGTGGTCAGAATCGTCGACAACCGGATCGATTGGGTTCAGACCGGCGACAACCTTGTGCTGATAATCAAAAAAGACCACTCCTGGGAGCTTCTGACAGAAGTCTACGACCATGACAGGGAAACCCTGACAATGTGGCAAAATATGGCCGACAGCTGTTCCGGTGATATTTTGACAGAGCTTAATGACCAGATCAAAAAGGTCAGAAAAGAGATGAATATCAGCTATGGAGTCTTAAATGGAGAAAAAGAAGCCCTTAATTTTATAAACACAGGCTCAGCTCCTATCGATGACATCCGCCACATCCTCCTTTTTACCGACGGTTTATTCATCCCGCATGCAGACCCGCAAACACCCAGATCCTTTGATGAATTTAGCAGACTTTTTCTCAAATCCGGTCTCAAAGGCATAAGAGAGCACGTACGGAGTCTTGAAGAAACAGACCCTCGTTGCTGTCGCTACCCCCGCTTCAAGCTGCATGACGACATCGCTGCAGTGGCAATTTCGCTGTCTTAA
- a CDS encoding PPC domain-containing DNA-binding protein, giving the protein MKYSQAKQGRIFILRLEDGEVVHEVIEQFAREHSIKAAALIIVGGADKGSRLVVGPEQGRVTPVKPMDHILGNVHEIVGTGTLFPDEEGNPLLHMHMACGRKSSSVTGCVRTGVKVWHVMEVILFELLDTTAARVLEPETGFKLLKP; this is encoded by the coding sequence ATGAAATATTCGCAGGCCAAACAGGGACGCATTTTTATTCTCCGTCTTGAAGACGGTGAGGTTGTCCATGAGGTAATTGAACAATTTGCTCGCGAACACTCCATTAAAGCCGCTGCCTTAATCATAGTTGGCGGTGCGGATAAAGGAAGCAGGCTTGTAGTGGGACCTGAACAGGGGCGAGTAACCCCTGTGAAACCTATGGATCATATCTTGGGCAATGTGCATGAGATAGTTGGCACCGGAACACTGTTCCCTGATGAAGAAGGCAATCCTTTGTTACATATGCATATGGCTTGTGGCAGAAAATCGTCTTCCGTAACTGGATGTGTTCGCACAGGAGTAAAGGTATGGCACGTAATGGAGGTCATTCTTTTTGAATTGCTTGATACTACGGCTGCACGAGTACTTGAACCGGAAACCGGATTTAAGCTCCTAAAACCATGA
- a CDS encoding ATP-binding protein has protein sequence MVKRKIIHIDEELCNGCGQCIPACAEGALAIIDGKAKVVADKFCDGLGACLGHCPTGALKIIEREADEFDEEAAMAHVQAQKVAQTQKSESDRREIQKERHGGCPSAKPMVLSPCDQANIPRAQEGSNLSHWPVQIRLIPPSAPFLKEANLLVTADCVPVSLPSFQSQFVPGKVVMLGCPKFDPANEYVQKFVQIFSENDIQSVVVLEMEVPCCSGLHKIVLQALKLAGKSLPVKRIIVRRNGQIEEKPLSTF, from the coding sequence GTGGTAAAACGCAAAATTATTCACATAGATGAGGAACTTTGCAACGGCTGTGGCCAATGTATCCCGGCTTGTGCCGAAGGTGCCCTGGCCATTATTGATGGCAAAGCCAAAGTTGTAGCTGACAAGTTTTGTGATGGTCTTGGAGCCTGTCTGGGACATTGTCCTACAGGAGCCTTAAAGATTATTGAACGCGAAGCAGATGAATTTGATGAAGAGGCAGCCATGGCCCATGTGCAGGCTCAAAAAGTCGCCCAGACTCAAAAATCAGAGAGTGATCGCCGAGAAATTCAAAAAGAGAGACATGGGGGGTGTCCTTCGGCTAAACCCATGGTCTTGTCTCCCTGCGACCAGGCCAACATTCCCCGGGCTCAGGAAGGCTCCAACCTTTCCCACTGGCCAGTACAGATAAGGCTTATTCCTCCTAGTGCGCCTTTTTTAAAAGAAGCTAATCTCCTGGTAACAGCCGATTGTGTGCCAGTGAGTTTGCCCAGTTTTCAGTCACAGTTTGTGCCAGGCAAAGTTGTAATGCTAGGATGCCCTAAGTTTGATCCGGCAAATGAATATGTGCAGAAATTTGTCCAGATTTTTAGCGAGAACGATATCCAGTCGGTTGTTGTTTTGGAAATGGAAGTGCCATGTTGTTCCGGGCTACATAAAATTGTGCTTCAGGCATTAAAACTGGCCGGCAAAAGTTTGCCCGTTAAAAGAATTATTGTCCGCAGAAACGGGCAGATTGAGGAGAAACCTCTATCAACGTTTTAG
- a CDS encoding ferredoxin, giving the protein MDREIFIDQVQCSGCEACVEICPQVFAIDELTGKAFILDPLAGTEEQIEEAVVTCPQDCITLIKAN; this is encoded by the coding sequence ATGGATAGAGAAATCTTCATTGATCAGGTGCAGTGCTCTGGATGTGAAGCCTGTGTAGAAATTTGTCCCCAGGTGTTTGCCATTGATGAGCTGACCGGAAAAGCTTTTATTCTGGACCCTTTGGCAGGGACAGAAGAACAAATCGAAGAGGCTGTTGTCACTTGCCCTCAAGACTGTATAACCTTAATTAAGGCAAACTAG
- a CDS encoding Crp/Fnr family transcriptional regulator yields the protein MTNLDQLKQIPLLSQLPEEELKSLARIVIVKRYQAGEDIFFENEPAKGFYALVKGKVKIFKLSFMGKEHILHIFGPGEIFAEVAVFFDQKYPANAQALQDSTILFFPRQSFRELLAQSPDLGLHLLGLFALRLRELVAKIEDLSLKEVPARLAAHFLLLLETKGKSTFSLDINKNQLASLLGTIPETLSRVIKKFKDKGLIEINGNTITLKDQEKLKEIALGLSRL from the coding sequence ATGACTAATCTAGATCAACTAAAACAGATACCACTCTTAAGCCAGCTTCCAGAAGAAGAGTTAAAAAGTCTGGCCCGGATCGTTATCGTCAAAAGGTATCAGGCAGGAGAAGATATTTTTTTTGAAAACGAACCGGCAAAAGGTTTTTATGCCTTGGTTAAGGGCAAAGTTAAGATCTTTAAACTTTCTTTTATGGGCAAAGAGCACATCCTGCATATCTTTGGTCCGGGAGAGATCTTTGCTGAAGTGGCTGTCTTTTTTGACCAGAAATATCCGGCCAATGCCCAGGCCTTGCAAGACAGCACTATACTATTTTTCCCCAGGCAAAGTTTTAGGGAACTTTTGGCCCAAAGTCCTGATCTGGGGCTGCATCTTTTGGGATTATTTGCTTTGCGGCTCAGGGAATTGGTAGCTAAAATCGAGGATTTGAGTTTAAAGGAAGTGCCTGCGCGGTTAGCCGCTCATTTTCTTTTGCTCTTAGAAACCAAGGGGAAAAGCACATTTAGCTTAGATATAAATAAAAATCAGTTAGCTAGTTTACTAGGCACGATCCCCGAAACTTTGTCCAGAGTGATAAAAAAATTTAAGGACAAAGGGTTAATTGAAATTAATGGAAATACCATTACTTTGAAGGATCAGGAGAAGTTAAAAGAAATCGCGCTGGGGCTTAGCCGCCTTTAA
- the hcp gene encoding hydroxylamine reductase, with protein sequence MFCYQCEQTAKGTGCVKVGVCGKQSDVAALQDLLIYALKGLSQVALAGREAGVNEREVNVFTCEALFSTLTNVNFDPQRVADLIKECVRLRDELKQKVVDAGGQVPDSGPAVFEPAATLEEMVAQGEEHGILAEKDPDPDIHSLKQTLIYGIKGISAYADHAQILGQEDDEVYKFIQKGLVATLRQDMDLGQWVDLLLECGRINIRTMELLDAGNTSTYGHPVPTEVPLGAKKGKAILVSGHDLRDLELILKQSQGKGIYVYTHGEMLPCHGYPELKKYEHFYGHYGTAWQNQQKEFAKFPGAIVMTTNCLQKPLDNYKGNIFTTGLVAWPGVKHIQDKDFTPVIEKALEMEGFTEDTDKGTVMVGFARNAVLSVADKIIEAIKAGKIRHFFLVGGCDGSKPGRSYYTEFVEKVPEDCIVLTLGCGKFKFFDKKLGDIDGIPRLLDVGQCNDAYSAVQIALALAKAFDCDINDLPLSLVLSWYEQKAVAILLSLLALGVKDIRLGPSLPAFISPNVLDFLVKNYDIKPISTPEEDLKAILG encoded by the coding sequence ATGTTTTGTTATCAATGCGAGCAAACAGCCAAAGGAACAGGATGTGTAAAGGTTGGAGTATGCGGCAAACAATCTGATGTTGCTGCTCTGCAGGACCTTTTAATTTACGCTTTAAAAGGCTTATCCCAGGTGGCATTAGCAGGCCGAGAAGCAGGTGTAAATGAACGAGAAGTAAATGTATTCACCTGCGAAGCCTTATTTTCTACCCTAACCAATGTCAATTTTGATCCGCAGCGTGTAGCCGATCTCATTAAAGAGTGCGTCCGCTTAAGAGACGAGCTAAAACAAAAGGTCGTGGATGCTGGAGGACAAGTACCGGATTCTGGCCCGGCTGTTTTTGAACCAGCAGCCACTCTTGAGGAAATGGTGGCTCAGGGTGAAGAACACGGTATTCTGGCAGAAAAGGACCCTGATCCAGATATCCATTCCTTAAAGCAGACTTTAATTTACGGCATCAAAGGTATATCAGCTTATGCTGACCATGCCCAGATTTTGGGTCAGGAAGATGATGAAGTTTACAAATTCATCCAAAAAGGGCTGGTAGCAACCCTGCGCCAGGACATGGATCTGGGCCAATGGGTAGACCTGCTCCTAGAATGCGGTCGAATTAATATTCGGACCATGGAGCTTCTAGATGCTGGCAATACATCAACCTATGGCCATCCAGTACCCACAGAAGTCCCTCTTGGGGCAAAAAAAGGGAAAGCCATTCTCGTCTCTGGTCACGATTTAAGAGATCTTGAACTTATCCTGAAACAAAGCCAGGGCAAGGGCATTTATGTTTATACCCACGGAGAGATGCTTCCCTGCCATGGCTATCCTGAACTGAAAAAATACGAACATTTTTATGGGCACTATGGTACGGCCTGGCAAAACCAACAAAAAGAATTTGCCAAGTTCCCCGGGGCCATTGTCATGACCACTAACTGCCTGCAAAAGCCTCTTGATAATTACAAGGGAAACATCTTCACTACCGGCCTTGTAGCCTGGCCAGGAGTGAAGCATATTCAAGACAAGGATTTTACCCCGGTTATTGAAAAGGCCCTGGAAATGGAAGGGTTTACGGAAGACACAGACAAAGGCACTGTTATGGTTGGATTTGCCCGCAATGCCGTACTTTCCGTAGCCGACAAGATTATTGAGGCGATAAAGGCAGGCAAAATCAGGCATTTCTTCCTGGTCGGTGGTTGTGATGGTTCCAAACCGGGCCGAAGCTACTACACAGAATTCGTGGAAAAAGTTCCTGAGGACTGCATTGTTTTGACTCTGGGTTGTGGCAAGTTCAAGTTCTTTGATAAAAAACTTGGAGATATCGACGGAATCCCCAGACTTCTGGATGTAGGTCAGTGTAACGATGCGTATTCTGCAGTGCAGATAGCCCTGGCCCTGGCAAAAGCCTTTGACTGCGATATCAATGACCTGCCTTTATCCCTTGTTTTGTCCTGGTACGAGCAAAAAGCCGTGGCAATCCTGCTCTCTCTCTTGGCCTTGGGAGTAAAAGATATTCGCCTTGGGCCCTCATTGCCGGCTTTTATCAGCCCAAATGTCCTGGATTTTCTAGTTAAAAACTATGATATTAAGCCCATTTCTACTCCAGAGGAAGACCTAAAAGCCATATTGGGCTAA
- a CDS encoding NAD(P)/FAD-dependent oxidoreductase — protein MAKKGAVLQRDKTTYAIVPHLPAGIVAPEFLRKLADVSEKYAVAALKVTSAARIALVGVKEEDIDKIWEELGVQPGAAVGLCVRSVKVCPGTTFCSLAKQDSLSLGLELDKLYHGYDLPNKFKMGVSGCINQCAENCIKELGFIGMSDGWTITVGGQGGAKPRLAQKLIQGLSSEEALEVAEKIIKFYESSKTRKRLGHFIDEIGFGAFAKAVLE, from the coding sequence ATGGCAAAGAAAGGAGCTGTGTTACAACGGGATAAAACTACTTACGCTATTGTTCCTCATTTACCTGCAGGCATTGTTGCTCCGGAGTTTCTGAGGAAATTAGCTGATGTGTCTGAAAAATACGCAGTGGCAGCTTTAAAAGTAACTAGTGCCGCCAGGATTGCCTTGGTCGGTGTCAAAGAGGAAGACATTGACAAAATTTGGGAAGAACTGGGAGTTCAGCCAGGAGCTGCTGTAGGTCTATGTGTGCGCAGTGTTAAAGTTTGCCCGGGCACAACTTTTTGTTCACTGGCAAAGCAGGATTCCCTGTCCCTGGGTCTGGAACTGGATAAACTTTATCATGGATATGATTTGCCTAATAAATTTAAAATGGGTGTTTCCGGTTGTATCAACCAGTGCGCAGAGAATTGTATTAAAGAGTTAGGCTTCATTGGGATGTCAGATGGTTGGACAATTACAGTTGGTGGCCAGGGCGGAGCCAAGCCAAGGTTAGCACAAAAGTTAATACAAGGTTTAAGCTCTGAAGAAGCATTAGAAGTTGCCGAGAAAATCATTAAGTTTTATGAAAGTTCCAAAACCAGGAAGCGCCTAGGTCATTTTATAGATGAAATTGGTTTTGGAGCTTTTGCTAAAGCTGTCTTGGAATAA
- a CDS encoding transcriptional regulator: MEEKVLKAMKDAQKPVRPGDVAKSLGVDSKEVSKAIKMLREKGLVHSPKRCYYAPVEN; encoded by the coding sequence ATCGAAGAAAAAGTTTTAAAGGCCATGAAAGATGCGCAAAAGCCCGTGCGGCCGGGAGATGTGGCAAAGTCGTTAGGAGTTGATAGCAAGGAAGTATCAAAGGCGATAAAGATGTTGAGGGAAAAGGGTCTCGTGCATTCTCCTAAGCGGTGTTATTATGCACCTGTGGAGAATTAA
- a CDS encoding Fur family transcriptional regulator has protein sequence MKLPKGKRLTKQRKVILEALKGVKTHPTADEVYDMVRKSLPKISLGTVYRNLDILCEMGLIQKLDIAGRQKRFDGNPKPHCHVRCIECGRVCDVDYEPSIELKSKNFSGFKVLGYSFDFFGICPECQLALDGDSDM, from the coding sequence ATGAAATTACCAAAAGGTAAGCGTTTAACCAAGCAAAGAAAGGTAATTTTAGAGGCCTTGAAAGGAGTAAAAACTCATCCGACCGCGGATGAAGTTTATGATATGGTGCGCAAAAGTTTGCCAAAGATTAGTTTGGGTACAGTGTACCGAAACCTGGATATCTTGTGTGAGATGGGCCTGATCCAAAAATTGGATATAGCTGGGCGCCAAAAAAGGTTTGATGGCAATCCAAAGCCGCATTGCCATGTTCGATGCATTGAGTGCGGGCGTGTTTGTGATGTTGATTATGAACCAAGTATTGAGCTTAAATCCAAGAATTTTTCCGGATTTAAAGTTCTTGGATATAGCTTTGATTTTTTTGGAATTTGTCCTGAGTGCCAGTTAGCCCTCGATGGTGATAGTGACATGTAA